A single Flavobacterium sp. 1 DNA region contains:
- the uxaC gene encoding glucuronate isomerase: MSTTFIHDNFLLENKYAEELYHNYSKNQPIIDYHNHLSPQFIAEDKIFDNITNVWINGDHYKWRAMRTLGINEQFITGNGSDKDKFINWAKTVPYTMRNPLYHWTHLELARYFDITELLNEKSAESIYEQASAKINSPEYSTRNLLKKVNAEFVCTTEDPIDNLEYHQQLTKSDFTTKVSTAFRPDKAILISNDGYNDYIDTLGQVAGVTINTYSDLCTALRNRIDYFDKNGCKLCDHGLDQVYFENYTESEVNAIFKKKRENAALSNEEALKFQSAILFFLFETYHEFGWVQQLHLGALRNNNARMHRILGPDTGWDSIGDYPQAQKLSGFLNALDSKDKLAKTIIYNLNPADNEVMATMIGNFNDGSVRGKVQFGSGWWFLDQKDGMTKQLNALSNMGLISCFIGMLTDSRSFLSFPRHEYFRRILCNLLGDEIKRGELPNDIEWIGKMVSDISYNNAKEYFKF; this comes from the coding sequence ATGAGTACAACATTTATACACGATAATTTTTTACTAGAAAATAAATACGCTGAAGAATTATACCACAACTATTCTAAAAATCAGCCTATTATTGATTATCACAATCACTTAAGTCCACAGTTTATTGCCGAAGATAAAATTTTTGACAATATTACTAATGTATGGATAAACGGAGATCACTACAAGTGGCGCGCTATGCGCACTTTGGGAATCAATGAACAATTCATAACTGGAAATGGTTCTGACAAAGATAAATTTATCAATTGGGCAAAAACAGTTCCATATACAATGCGTAATCCTTTGTATCACTGGACGCATTTAGAATTAGCCCGCTATTTTGATATTACAGAATTATTAAATGAGAAATCAGCGGAATCAATTTACGAACAAGCTTCTGCAAAAATAAATTCTCCGGAATACAGCACACGTAACTTGCTTAAAAAAGTAAATGCAGAATTTGTATGTACTACTGAAGATCCAATTGACAACTTAGAATACCATCAACAATTGACAAAAAGCGACTTTACTACAAAAGTAAGCACTGCTTTTAGACCTGATAAAGCGATCTTAATTTCAAATGACGGCTACAACGATTATATTGACACATTAGGTCAAGTGGCTGGCGTTACTATAAATACTTATTCAGATTTATGTACGGCTTTAAGAAATAGAATTGACTATTTTGACAAAAACGGATGCAAATTATGTGACCATGGTTTAGATCAAGTTTACTTTGAAAACTATACTGAAAGCGAAGTAAATGCCATCTTCAAAAAGAAAAGAGAAAATGCAGCATTGAGTAACGAAGAAGCATTGAAATTTCAAAGCGCCATATTGTTCTTTTTATTTGAAACGTACCACGAATTTGGATGGGTACAGCAACTTCACTTAGGTGCATTGAGAAACAACAATGCCCGTATGCACCGTATCCTTGGACCTGATACGGGATGGGATTCTATCGGAGATTATCCGCAGGCTCAAAAACTATCTGGTTTCTTGAATGCTTTGGACAGTAAAGATAAATTGGCAAAAACAATCATTTACAACTTAAATCCTGCCGACAACGAAGTGATGGCTACCATGATTGGGAATTTTAATGATGGAAGCGTTAGAGGAAAAGTACAATTTGGTTCCGGCTGGTGGTTTTTAGACCAAAAAGATGGAATGACCAAACAATTGAATGCTCTTTCGAATATGGGACTTATCAGTTGTTTTATTGGAATGCTGACGGATTCCAGAAGCTTTTTATCATTTCCAAGACATGAATATTTTAGACGTATCCTTTGTAATCTTTTAGGTGATGAAATTAAAAGAGGAGAACTTCCAAATGACATTGAGTGGATAGGTAAAATGGTTTCAGACATTAGTTATAATAATGCCAAAGAATATTTCAAATTTTAA
- a CDS encoding sugar kinase, which translates to MNKVVSFGEIMLRLSTEGNLRFGQATAFGATYGGGEFNVAVSLANYGVNTEFVTRLPENEIGTCALREMRKMNVESKNIIFGGERLGIYFLETGAGTRGSNVVYDRAHSSMATIEKGNIDWENVLKDANWFHWSGITAAISESSAEACLEAIKVAHKLGLTISCDLNYRSKLWQYGKTPSEVMPELLQYCNVILGDIDTAYFMLGKAKVNPNYQDEKSLPVLYTALFDLLPNLKTVATTLRYSVSASHQRIGGVLFDGKAIYQGAVKEVTPVIDRVGSGDAFMGGLIYGLLEYPNNSQKALNFAVAACCLKHTIAGDYNLATLKEVQNMADGDSAGLVSR; encoded by the coding sequence ATGAATAAAGTAGTTTCATTCGGAGAAATCATGTTACGCCTTTCAACAGAAGGAAATTTACGTTTTGGCCAAGCCACAGCATTTGGGGCAACTTATGGCGGAGGCGAATTTAATGTTGCTGTTTCTTTGGCAAATTATGGTGTAAATACTGAGTTTGTAACACGATTACCTGAAAATGAGATTGGAACATGCGCATTAAGAGAAATGCGAAAAATGAACGTAGAATCCAAAAACATCATTTTTGGAGGAGAACGTTTAGGAATTTATTTTCTTGAAACAGGAGCTGGAACACGAGGAAGCAATGTAGTTTATGACCGTGCTCATAGCTCTATGGCAACTATTGAAAAAGGAAATATCGATTGGGAAAATGTACTAAAAGATGCTAACTGGTTTCACTGGAGCGGCATTACGGCCGCTATATCTGAGAGTTCAGCCGAGGCTTGTTTAGAAGCTATCAAAGTAGCTCATAAATTAGGATTAACCATATCATGTGATTTAAATTACAGATCAAAACTATGGCAATATGGAAAAACTCCAAGCGAAGTTATGCCAGAATTACTGCAATACTGCAACGTAATTTTAGGAGATATTGATACTGCATATTTTATGTTAGGAAAAGCTAAAGTAAATCCAAACTATCAAGACGAAAAATCACTTCCTGTTTTATATACAGCCTTATTTGATTTACTGCCTAATTTAAAAACAGTTGCCACGACATTACGTTATTCCGTAAGTGCTTCGCATCAAAGAATAGGCGGTGTACTATTTGACGGAAAAGCAATATATCAAGGAGCTGTAAAAGAAGTTACACCTGTTATTGATCGAGTTGGAAGCGGTGATGCCTTTATGGGAGGATTAATTTACGGTTTATTAGAATATCCAAATAATAGTCAAAAAGCATTAAACTTTGCAGTTGCAGCTTGCTGTTTAAAACATACCATTGCAGGAGATTACAACTTGGCAACCTTAAAAGAAGTACAAAACATGGCAGATGGTGATTCTGCCGGATTAGTATCTAGATAA
- a CDS encoding bifunctional 4-hydroxy-2-oxoglutarate aldolase/2-dehydro-3-deoxy-phosphogluconate aldolase, giving the protein MAKYTRIEVAAVMKETGLVPLFYHTDVSLAKKVLKACYDGGARLMEFTSRGDFAFEIFGELNKYAIAELPGMILGVGSITDAAAASLYMQLGANFIVTPVFREDIAIACNRRKVLWSPGCASLTEIARAEELGCEIVKLFPGEIYGPQFIKGVKGPCPWTSIMPTGGVTTAKDNLTSWFDAGAVCVGMGSQLITNEILKNQDVVLLEDIVRKTLATIKEIRQK; this is encoded by the coding sequence ATGGCAAAATATACAAGAATTGAAGTTGCAGCAGTAATGAAAGAAACAGGATTAGTTCCTTTATTTTATCATACTGATGTATCATTAGCAAAAAAAGTGCTTAAAGCATGTTATGATGGCGGCGCCCGATTAATGGAATTTACCAGCAGAGGAGATTTTGCTTTTGAAATTTTTGGTGAACTTAATAAATATGCGATAGCAGAATTACCTGGAATGATTCTAGGAGTAGGATCTATTACAGATGCTGCCGCAGCTTCTCTTTATATGCAGTTAGGAGCAAATTTTATTGTTACTCCAGTTTTCAGAGAAGATATAGCTATTGCCTGCAACCGCAGAAAAGTATTGTGGTCACCCGGTTGTGCATCACTTACCGAAATTGCAAGAGCAGAAGAATTAGGTTGTGAGATTGTGAAACTTTTTCCTGGTGAAATTTATGGCCCTCAATTCATAAAAGGCGTAAAAGGACCTTGCCCTTGGACAAGCATCATGCCTACGGGAGGAGTTACAACTGCCAAAGATAATCTAACAAGTTGGTTTGATGCAGGTGCGGTATGTGTAGGTATGGGTTCACAACTAATTACTAACGAAATATTGAAAAACCAAGATGTGGTCTTATTGGAAGATATTGTTAGAAAAACGTTAGCTACAATTAAAGAAATTAGACAAAAATAA
- a CDS encoding tagaturonate reductase yields MKNLNRKNLGLEKLQPIKVIQFGEGNFLRAFVDYAFQRLNKEVDLNAGIAIVQPLKEGMINMINNQDGLYTLFMNGIKKGEKIQDIELISNIVKSINPYTDFADYLALAREEELQFIVSNTTEAGIEFIESDTPDMQPPVSFPAKLTVLLYERFKHFNGNASKGLTIIPCELIDYNSETLKKYILQYCDLWKLEDSFKTWVSEACTYHSTLVDRIVPGYPRAEIEEYNSKLDYQDNLIVAAEPFFLWAIEGGDDLKQKLPFHKTDLNVKIVDDIRPYKMIKVRILNGAHTAMVPISLLYGNKLVMETVNGDFTGKFVNGVINEISGTLDMDKNEILAYTEEVMDRFKNPFIKHALADIALNSISKFKVRVLPSLLGHYNANKTVPTNLTFSLACLIQFYKGTWNNEALPVKDTPELVEAFKNAWQLGSLDLIVNTILANTEFWGEDLTKINGLSEAIIVALNEIEANGIEKGFNNFSSQF; encoded by the coding sequence ATGAAAAATTTAAATAGAAAAAATTTAGGATTAGAAAAATTACAGCCTATTAAAGTAATTCAATTCGGAGAGGGGAATTTCCTAAGAGCATTCGTTGATTACGCTTTTCAAAGGCTTAATAAGGAAGTTGATTTAAATGCTGGAATTGCAATAGTTCAGCCATTGAAAGAGGGTATGATTAACATGATTAACAATCAAGATGGTCTTTACACTTTGTTTATGAATGGAATTAAAAAAGGTGAAAAGATTCAGGACATTGAGTTAATTTCAAATATTGTAAAATCTATAAATCCATATACTGATTTTGCAGATTATTTAGCGTTAGCAAGAGAAGAAGAACTTCAATTTATTGTTTCAAATACTACAGAAGCTGGAATTGAATTCATTGAAAGTGATACTCCAGACATGCAGCCACCAGTTTCATTTCCTGCAAAATTGACTGTTTTGCTATATGAAAGATTCAAACATTTCAATGGAAATGCTTCCAAAGGATTGACTATTATCCCTTGTGAATTGATTGATTATAACTCTGAGACTTTAAAAAAATATATTTTGCAATATTGTGATTTATGGAAGTTAGAGGACTCATTTAAAACTTGGGTATCAGAAGCTTGTACATATCACAGTACATTGGTTGACAGAATCGTCCCTGGATATCCAAGAGCTGAGATTGAAGAATACAATAGCAAATTAGATTATCAGGATAATTTAATTGTTGCCGCAGAACCATTCTTCCTTTGGGCTATTGAAGGCGGCGATGATTTGAAACAAAAATTACCTTTCCACAAAACGGATTTGAATGTGAAGATTGTTGACGATATACGTCCTTACAAAATGATTAAAGTTCGTATTTTGAATGGTGCACATACAGCAATGGTTCCTATTTCACTTTTGTACGGAAACAAATTAGTAATGGAAACCGTTAACGGAGATTTCACTGGAAAATTTGTAAACGGCGTTATTAATGAAATTAGCGGTACGCTTGATATGGACAAAAATGAAATCCTTGCCTATACTGAAGAAGTAATGGATCGATTTAAAAATCCATTTATCAAACATGCACTTGCTGATATTGCTTTAAATTCTATATCAAAATTCAAAGTAAGAGTTTTACCAAGTTTGTTAGGACATTATAATGCTAATAAAACGGTTCCTACTAATTTAACTTTCTCATTAGCCTGTTTAATCCAATTCTACAAAGGAACTTGGAATAATGAAGCATTACCTGTAAAAGATACTCCAGAATTAGTTGAAGCATTTAAAAATGCTTGGCAATTAGGATCTTTAGATTTAATTGTAAATACAATCTTAGCGAACACAGAGTTTTGGGGTGAAGATTTAACAAAAATTAACGGTTTATCAGAAGCTATAATAGTAGCTTTGAATGAAATAGAAGCCAACGGAATTGAAAAAGGATTCAATAATTTCAGTTCACAATTCTAA
- a CDS encoding UxaA family hydrolase, whose amino-acid sequence MQKKLIKVNPSDNVAVALVNLVAGEVINFEGEDITIETDVKMKHKIAMYPFETGERIIMYGVLVGKASAPIAKGGLLSTENVKHESAKVTAKTESIGWTVPNVDKWKDRTFNGYQRTDGQVGTENVWLFFPLVFCENRNIEILKGIFEKELSKPKENDYQLLLRSLVNTEKGAEDVVAKSNEVDLFENIEVKFIQHQGGCGGIRQDSHSLAKLLAGYVNNPNVAGATVLSLGCQNLQISIFQDAMKAINPNSDKPVLIYDQQQIGTIEEMLSTVVKDSFAAIKEANKIKRTPTPLSKLRIGLECGGSDGFSGISANPTLGVLSDKLVALGGTTILSEFPELCGVEQELVNRCVDDKDGKRFLELMQWYEKTVVDAGSGFDMNPSPGNIKDGLITDAMKSAGAAKKGGTSPIVGVYDYGEYINEPGFTLLCTPGNDVECTTAMVGSGANMVLFTTGLGTPTGNPIAPVVKISSNTQLATKMSDIIDIDTGGIITGEKSINEMADEMLEFIINVASGDIKTKAAILNQNDFIPWKRGVSL is encoded by the coding sequence ATGCAAAAGAAATTAATAAAAGTAAATCCATCTGATAATGTTGCTGTAGCATTAGTTAATCTAGTTGCTGGAGAAGTTATCAATTTTGAAGGTGAAGACATCACCATCGAAACTGATGTGAAAATGAAACATAAAATTGCGATGTATCCTTTTGAAACAGGAGAACGCATTATTATGTATGGTGTTTTGGTAGGTAAAGCGAGTGCTCCAATTGCAAAAGGCGGACTGCTTTCTACTGAAAATGTAAAACACGAAAGTGCAAAGGTAACTGCTAAAACCGAATCTATAGGTTGGACAGTTCCTAATGTTGATAAATGGAAAGACAGAACCTTCAATGGATACCAAAGAACAGACGGGCAAGTAGGAACAGAAAATGTTTGGTTGTTTTTTCCATTGGTTTTTTGTGAAAACAGAAACATAGAAATCTTAAAAGGTATTTTTGAAAAAGAATTATCTAAACCTAAAGAAAACGATTACCAATTGTTGCTTCGTTCTTTGGTAAATACTGAAAAAGGTGCTGAAGATGTTGTTGCAAAATCAAACGAAGTAGATTTGTTTGAAAATATTGAAGTAAAATTCATCCAACATCAAGGTGGTTGTGGCGGCATTCGTCAGGATTCACACTCTTTGGCTAAGCTTTTGGCTGGATACGTAAACAATCCAAACGTGGCTGGTGCTACTGTTTTGAGTTTAGGCTGTCAAAACTTGCAAATATCTATTTTCCAAGACGCTATGAAGGCGATTAATCCAAACAGTGATAAACCTGTTTTGATTTACGACCAACAACAAATTGGAACTATCGAAGAAATGTTGAGTACCGTAGTAAAAGATTCTTTCGCCGCTATCAAAGAAGCCAATAAAATTAAAAGAACTCCTACTCCATTATCAAAATTAAGAATTGGTTTAGAGTGTGGTGGTTCTGATGGATTTTCAGGTATTTCTGCTAACCCAACATTAGGTGTTTTGTCTGATAAATTGGTTGCTTTAGGAGGAACTACAATTCTTTCTGAATTCCCAGAATTATGTGGTGTAGAACAGGAGTTGGTAAACCGTTGTGTGGATGATAAAGACGGTAAACGTTTCTTAGAATTAATGCAATGGTACGAAAAAACAGTTGTGGATGCAGGTTCTGGATTTGACATGAATCCATCTCCAGGTAACATTAAAGACGGTTTGATTACTGATGCCATGAAATCGGCAGGTGCTGCCAAAAAAGGAGGAACTTCACCAATCGTAGGCGTTTACGATTATGGAGAATATATCAATGAACCAGGTTTTACATTGTTATGTACTCCTGGAAATGACGTAGAATGCACAACAGCAATGGTAGGTTCTGGAGCGAATATGGTATTATTTACAACAGGTTTAGGAACTCCAACAGGAAATCCAATTGCTCCGGTTGTAAAAATATCTTCAAACACTCAATTGGCTACAAAAATGTCTGATATTATAGATATTGACACTGGTGGAATTATCACAGGTGAAAAATCAATCAATGAAATGGCGGACGAAATGCTGGAATTTATTATCAATGTAGCTAGTGGTGATATCAAAACTAAAGCGGCTATTTTAAATCAAAATGATTTTATTCCTTGGAAAAGAGGAGTATCATTATAA
- a CDS encoding LacI family DNA-binding transcriptional regulator: MDQKTTIYDIAKALDITAATVSRALNNNPKISEVTRKLVLETAAKMNYKQNRLAQSLRSGKSNNVGVIVPRIDSNFFASVIRGIEEELNPEGYHVIICQTNEDETRQSENITTLLNAQVDGILMSISNVSEENDYVIKNVVNKNVPLIFFDRKKEMQGVSSVTINDFEGGYLATKNLIEQGCQRIAHLTGDQSLEIFENRNKGYKKALLDSGLACNENYVFQTKSNVDAGRQAVERLLSLNPPPDGIFSSSDFAALGAIQELKERGVKIPEDFCVFGFGNEPFTRFMELSISSVDQSPLEMGKMAAKVFLEQIQNTDNIKIEKKVVLTPTLHIRKSSTRIK; encoded by the coding sequence ATGGATCAAAAAACAACAATCTACGATATTGCAAAAGCTCTTGACATAACGGCTGCGACTGTTTCAAGGGCTTTGAATAACAATCCGAAAATCAGTGAAGTTACCAGAAAACTGGTATTAGAAACTGCTGCTAAAATGAATTATAAACAAAACAGGCTGGCACAATCTCTTCGCTCAGGCAAAAGCAATAATGTAGGTGTTATTGTGCCGCGTATTGACAGTAATTTTTTTGCTTCTGTAATTAGAGGGATTGAAGAGGAATTGAACCCAGAAGGCTACCATGTTATTATTTGTCAGACTAATGAAGACGAAACAAGACAGTCTGAAAATATTACTACGTTATTGAATGCACAAGTTGATGGAATTTTGATGTCTATATCAAATGTTTCAGAAGAAAATGACTATGTAATAAAAAATGTAGTGAATAAAAATGTGCCTTTAATCTTTTTCGACAGAAAGAAAGAAATGCAAGGCGTTAGCTCTGTAACTATTAATGACTTTGAAGGCGGTTATCTGGCGACAAAGAATCTTATTGAGCAAGGTTGTCAGCGTATTGCTCATTTGACAGGAGATCAATCACTGGAAATTTTTGAAAACAGAAATAAAGGATATAAAAAGGCATTACTTGACAGCGGTTTAGCATGTAATGAAAACTATGTTTTTCAGACTAAAAGTAATGTTGATGCAGGAAGACAGGCTGTTGAAAGATTGTTGAGCTTAAATCCTCCACCAGACGGAATTTTCTCTTCAAGTGATTTTGCAGCGTTAGGAGCTATTCAGGAACTGAAAGAAAGAGGAGTGAAGATCCCTGAAGATTTTTGTGTTTTTGGTTTTGGTAATGAGCCTTTTACACGTTTTATGGAATTATCTATTTCATCCGTTGACCAATCACCGCTGGAGATGGGAAAAATGGCTGCAAAAGTTTTTTTGGAACAAATACAAAATACGGATAATATAAAAATTGAAAAGAAAGTGGTGCTTACTCCTACACTGCATATCCGAAAATCATCTACTAGAATAAAATAA
- a CDS encoding glycoside hydrolase family 28 protein: protein MKLFYTYTILKKNTSKMTAINFACALLVGFSVFSQGNNQSKEQWKKMQSIIKSVKYPSFPNKTYNILHYGAQSNITVDNTEAITKAIQECSKNGGGIVLVPKGKYLSHAIHLENNVNFHLDKDAEILFSTNPKDYYPLVHTSFEGTEFMNYSPLVYAYQKNNVAITGEGTLNGQANNENWWPWCNSEQYGWKKGTPSQTDPLNRLRLVEMAENNIPVSERIFGEGHYLRPNFVEFFECKNILIQNINIINAPFWVIHPIKSENLIVDGVNINSHGPNNDGCDPEYSKNVIIKNCTFNTGDDCIAIKSGRDADGRRVAMKSENIIVQNCNMFDGHGGVTIGSEISGGVSNVYVENCKMDSPNLDIAIRLKTNSKRGGLIENFYVRNIEVGQVKEAVLKIDMFYNVHGNQNGTFIPRIENIYLENVKVKNGGKYSILAKGYKESPIKNITFKDVIIENVKQPYSVENVINFKFINTYINGKLMKD, encoded by the coding sequence ATGAAGCTATTCTATACGTACACCATTTTGAAAAAAAACACAAGTAAAATGACTGCTATTAATTTTGCCTGTGCCTTATTAGTGGGGTTTTCCGTTTTTTCGCAAGGCAACAATCAATCAAAAGAGCAATGGAAAAAAATGCAGTCTATTATTAAGTCAGTTAAATACCCAAGCTTTCCAAATAAAACTTATAATATACTTCACTATGGCGCACAATCAAATATTACAGTTGATAACACTGAAGCAATAACAAAAGCGATTCAAGAATGCAGCAAAAATGGAGGTGGCATAGTATTGGTTCCAAAAGGAAAATACCTCTCTCATGCAATTCATTTAGAAAACAATGTAAATTTTCATTTAGATAAAGATGCCGAAATTCTTTTCAGTACAAATCCAAAAGATTATTATCCATTAGTTCATACTTCTTTTGAAGGAACCGAATTTATGAACTACTCCCCTTTAGTTTATGCCTATCAAAAAAATAATGTAGCCATAACTGGAGAAGGAACTTTAAACGGCCAGGCAAACAATGAAAACTGGTGGCCATGGTGTAACAGCGAACAATATGGATGGAAAAAGGGAACTCCTTCTCAAACAGATCCTCTCAATCGATTGCGTTTAGTAGAAATGGCTGAAAACAATATCCCTGTTTCTGAAAGAATATTTGGAGAAGGCCATTATTTGAGACCCAATTTTGTAGAATTTTTTGAATGCAAAAATATCCTTATACAGAATATCAATATCATTAACGCCCCTTTTTGGGTTATACATCCTATCAAATCAGAGAACTTAATCGTAGATGGCGTCAATATCAATAGCCATGGGCCAAACAATGACGGCTGCGACCCTGAGTATTCTAAAAATGTAATTATCAAAAACTGCACATTCAATACGGGAGACGATTGTATTGCGATAAAATCAGGACGTGATGCTGACGGAAGAAGAGTCGCTATGAAAAGTGAAAATATAATTGTCCAAAACTGCAACATGTTCGATGGTCATGGCGGCGTAACAATTGGAAGCGAAATTTCTGGTGGCGTAAGCAATGTATATGTAGAAAACTGCAAGATGGACAGTCCAAATTTAGATATCGCCATTCGTTTAAAAACTAATTCAAAAAGAGGAGGGTTAATAGAAAACTTTTATGTTAGAAACATAGAGGTGGGACAAGTTAAAGAAGCCGTATTAAAAATAGATATGTTTTATAATGTGCATGGCAATCAAAACGGAACCTTTATCCCTAGAATAGAAAACATCTATCTGGAAAATGTAAAAGTAAAAAACGGCGGAAAGTATAGCATATTGGCAAAAGGGTATAAAGAATCCCCTATCAAAAACATCACTTTTAAAGATGTAATTATCGAAAATGTAAAACAGCCTTACTCAGTCGAAAACGTAATTAATTTCAAATTTATTAACACTTATATCAATGGAAAATTAATGAAAGACTAA